In Helianthus annuus cultivar XRQ/B chromosome 3, HanXRQr2.0-SUNRISE, whole genome shotgun sequence, a single window of DNA contains:
- the LOC110929946 gene encoding cullin-1 → MKDRKIIILEQGWDFMQKGITKLKKILEGYPEPQFNSEEYMMLYTTIYNMCTQKPPHDYSQQLYDKYRESFEEYITSTVLPSLREKHDEFMLRELVRRWSNHKVMVRWLSRFFHYLDRYFIARRSLPPLNEVGLACFRDLVYTEVNGKVRDAVISLIDQEREGEQIDRALLKNVLDIFVEIGMGQMEFYENDFELSMLKDTAAYYSRKASNWILEDSCPDYMLKAEECLKKEKERVIIYLHGSSEPKLLEKVQHELLSVYATQLLEKEHSGCHALLRDDKVVDLSRMYRLFSKIPKGLEPVSTMFKQHVTAEGTTLVKQAEDAASNKKAEKRDVAGLHEQVFVRKVIELHDKYLAYVNDCFSNHTLFHKALKEAFEVFCNKGVAGSSSAELLATYCDNILKKGGSEKLSDEAVEDTLDKVVKLLAYISDKDLFAEFYRKKLARRILFDKSANDEHERSILTKLKQQCGGQFTSKMEGMVTDLALAKENQPHFEEYLSNNSNVSPGIDLTVTVLTTGFWPSYKSFDLNLPAEMVKCVEVFKEFYQTKTKHRKLTWMYSLGTCNLNGKFEQKTVELIVTTYQASALLLFNSSDRLSYQEIMSQLNLSDDDVVRVLHSLSCAKYKILIKEPNTKTISPTDIFEFNSKFTDKMRRIKIPLPPVDEKKKVIEDVDKDRRYAIDASIVRIMKSRKVLGYQQLVMECVEQLGRMFKPDVKAIKKRIEDLITRDYLERDKENPNLFRYLA, encoded by the exons ATGAAGGATAGAAAGATAATAATCTTAGAACAAGGATGGGACTTCATGCAGAAAGGGATAACAAAGTTGAAGAAGATTCTAGAAGGTTATCCTGAGCCACAGTTCAACTCAGAGGAATACATGATGCTCTATAC AACTATCTACAACATGTGCACGCAGAAACCGCCGCATGATTACTCTCAGCAGTTGTATGACAAGTATCGTGAGTCGTTTGAAGAGTACATTACTTCAACG GTGTTACCTTCTTTAAGAGAGAAACATGATGAGTTCATGCTCAGGGAGCTTGTGAGAAGGTGGTCGAATCATAAAGTCATGGTTCGCTGGCTTTCACGATTCTTCCACTATCTTGATCGCTACTTTATCGCCCGTAGATCTCTTCCGCCACTAAATGAAGTTGGACTCGCTTGTTTCCGTGATCTG GTGTACACAGAGGTGAATGGGAAAGTGAGAGACGCTGTAATATCTCTA ATTGATCAAGAGCGTGAAGGCGAACAGATTGATCGAGCGTTACTGAAGAATGTTCTAGATATATTTGTTGAGATAGGAATGGGTCAAATGGAGTTCTATGAGAATGATTTTGAATTATCGATGCTGAAAGATACAGCAGCGTATTATTCACGCAAGGCTTCAAACTGGATCTTAGAAGATTCTTGTCCAGATTATATGCTCAAA GCAGAGGAGTGTTTGAAAAAGGAAAAGGAGAGAGTTATAATTTATCTTCATGGCAGTAGTGAGCCAAAGCTTctcgag AAAGTTCAACATGAGTTGTTATCTGTTTACGCAACTCAATTGCTCGAAAAGGAACACTCCGGTTGTCATGCATTGCTCCGGGATGACAAG GTTGTTGATTTATCAAGGATGTACCGACTCTTTTCAAAGATACCCAAGGGACTAGAACCTGTATCTACTATGTTTAAGCAG CATGTGACCGCTGAAGGTACAACATTGGTTAAACAAGCGGAAGATGCTGCAAGTAACAAGAAG GCTGAAAAGAGAGACGTGGCTGGCTTGCACGAACAG GTTTTTGTTAGAAAAGTGATTGAGCTCCATGATAAGTACTTGGCGTACGTAAATGACTGTTTTAGTAACCATACCCTCTTTCACAAG GCACTTAAAGAAGCATTTGAAGTATTCTGCAATAAGGGTGTTGCGGGAAGCTCAAGTGCGGAGTTACTCGCTACGTATTGTGATAATATTCTTAAGAAGGGTGGAAGTGAGAAATTGAGTGATGAAGCAGTTGAAGATACGCTTGATAAg GTTGTGAAGCTGCTTGCGTACATCAGTGATAAAGATCTATTTGCTGAATTTTATAG GAAAAAACTGGCTCGGCGGATTTTGTTTGACAAGAGTGCTAATGATGAGCATGAGAGAAGTATTCTGACGAAGTTGAAGCAACAATGTGGCGGTCAATTCACATCAAAGATGGAGGGGATG GTTACTGATTTAGCATTGGCAAAAGAAAACCAACCCCACTTTGAGGAGTATTTGAGCAATAATTCAAATGTTAGCCCCGGGATTGACTTGACTGTAACTGTGTTGACTACCGGCTTTTGGCCAAGTTACAAATCGTTTGACTTAAATCTACCAGCAGAAATG GTGAAATGTGTTGAAGTTTTCAAAGAATTCTATCAAACAAAAACAAAGCACAGGAAACTTACGTGGATGTACTCATTGGGTACCTGCAACCTTAACGGGAAATTTGAACAAAAAACTGTGGAGCTCATTGTCACAACCTACCAG GCTTCTGCACTACTATTGTTCAACTCATCAGACCGATTGAGTTACCAAGAAATTATGAGTCAGTTGAACTTGTCAGATGATGATGTCGTTAGGGTGCTCCATTCTTTGTCATGTGCAAAATATAAAATTCTTATCAAGGAGCCAAACACGAAAACAATCTCGCCAACTGATATATTCGAATTCAACTCAAAGTTCACAGATAAAATGAGAAGGATCAAG aTTCCTCTACCTCCGGTGGATGAGAAGAAGAAGGTTATCGAGGATGTTGATAAGGATAGGCGGTATGCAATTGATGCGTCGATTGTGCGAATCATGAAAAGCCGGAAAGTGTTGGGATACCAACAGTTGGTTATGGAGTGTGTTGAACAGTTAGGCCGCATGTTTAAG CCGGATGTGAAAGCAATTAAGAAGAGGATTGAAGATCTGATAACGCGTGATTATCTTGAAAGAGACAAAGAGAACCCGAATTTGTTCCGGTACTTAGCATGA